The following proteins come from a genomic window of Achromobacter sp. AONIH1:
- the gspE gene encoding type II secretion system ATPase GspE — protein sequence MSAHPLPYAWARAQRAVLSLRGGRAQLTVSPRTPEWALREIRRCHGDVEVAQVEDEALETLLTAAYSHAEDAASVMGVAENEIDLDRLLQDMPEVADLLEAQDDAPVIRMINALFAQAARDGASDIHIEPFETHSVVRYRVDGTLRDVVSPRKALHAALISRIKIMAHLDIAEKRLPQDGRIALRVGGRPIDVRVSTLPTGHGERAVLRLLDKEAGRLKLERLGMSAGVLERLDRLIRQPHGIVLVTGPTGSGKTTTLYAALSRLDASTSNILTVEDPIEYDLPGISQTQVNAKIDMSFALALRAILRQDPDVIMIGEIRDLETAQIAVQASLTGHLVLATLHTNDAVSAVTRLTDMGVEPFLLASSLLGVLAQRLVRQLCPACKQPAELEGRRVYHPVGCAACNHTGYSGRSGIHELFSVDDEARRLIHEGRDERELRIAATASGMRSMREDGQRWVDEGRTSPEEILRVTRDA from the coding sequence ATGAGCGCCCACCCCTTGCCCTATGCCTGGGCGCGCGCCCAGCGCGCTGTGCTGTCGCTGCGCGGCGGCCGCGCCCAGCTGACGGTCAGCCCGCGCACGCCGGAATGGGCGCTGCGCGAGATCCGCCGCTGCCACGGCGACGTGGAGGTGGCGCAGGTCGAGGACGAGGCGCTGGAAACGCTGCTGACGGCCGCCTACAGTCATGCCGAGGACGCTGCCTCGGTCATGGGCGTGGCCGAGAACGAGATCGACCTGGACCGGCTGCTGCAGGACATGCCCGAGGTGGCCGACCTGCTGGAGGCCCAGGACGACGCGCCCGTCATCCGCATGATCAACGCGCTGTTCGCCCAGGCCGCGCGCGACGGCGCCAGCGATATCCACATCGAGCCCTTCGAGACCCATTCGGTGGTGCGCTACCGTGTCGACGGCACGCTGCGCGACGTGGTCAGCCCGCGCAAGGCGCTGCATGCCGCGCTGATCTCGCGCATCAAGATCATGGCCCACCTGGACATCGCCGAGAAACGCCTGCCGCAGGACGGCCGCATCGCGCTGCGCGTGGGTGGACGGCCCATCGACGTGCGCGTGTCCACCTTGCCGACCGGTCACGGCGAGCGCGCCGTGCTGCGCCTTTTGGACAAGGAAGCCGGCCGGCTCAAGCTCGAACGCCTGGGCATGAGCGCCGGCGTGCTGGAGCGGCTCGACCGCCTGATCCGCCAGCCGCACGGCATCGTGCTGGTCACCGGCCCCACCGGCAGCGGCAAGACCACCACGCTGTACGCCGCGCTGAGCCGGCTGGATGCGTCCACCAGCAACATCCTCACCGTCGAGGATCCGATCGAGTACGACCTGCCCGGCATCAGCCAGACCCAGGTCAACGCCAAGATCGACATGAGCTTCGCGCTGGCGCTGCGCGCCATCCTGCGGCAAGACCCCGACGTCATCATGATCGGCGAGATCCGCGACCTCGAAACCGCGCAGATCGCGGTGCAGGCCTCGCTCACCGGCCACCTGGTGCTGGCCACGCTGCACACCAACGACGCCGTGTCCGCCGTCACCCGCCTGACCGACATGGGCGTGGAGCCCTTCCTGCTGGCCTCGTCGCTGCTGGGCGTGCTGGCCCAGCGCCTGGTGCGTCAGCTGTGCCCGGCCTGCAAGCAGCCGGCCGAACTCGAGGGCCGCCGCGTCTACCATCCGGTCGGCTGCGCCGCCTGCAACCACACCGGCTACAGCGGCCGCTCGGGCATCCACGAGCTGTTCAGCGTGGACGACGAGGCCCGCCGTCTGATCCACGAGGGCCGCGACGAGCGCGAACTGCGGATCGCGGCCACGGCCTCCGGCATGCGCAGCATGCGGGAAGACGGGCAGCGCTGGGTGGATGAGGGGCGGACTTCGCCGGAGGAGATCTTGCGGGTGACCAGGGACGCGTAG
- a CDS encoding type II toxin-antitoxin system VapC family toxin, with translation MILLDTNVISEPLRPSPEIRVIDWIDAQPLETLYLSAITVAELRAGIALMPAGKRRTALHEHIEKRVLPMFAGRVLPFDMACTNAYAELITKVREAGSGIQTADACIAAVALANGFAVATRDTSPFLAAGLDVIDPWKHA, from the coding sequence ATGATCCTGCTCGATACGAACGTCATTTCGGAACCGCTGCGCCCCTCGCCCGAGATTCGTGTCATTGATTGGATAGACGCGCAGCCGCTGGAAACGTTGTACCTGTCAGCCATCACTGTCGCCGAACTGCGTGCGGGCATCGCGCTGATGCCCGCAGGCAAGCGCCGTACCGCGCTGCACGAGCACATCGAAAAACGCGTATTGCCGATGTTTGCCGGGCGCGTCCTGCCGTTCGATATGGCCTGCACGAATGCCTACGCCGAACTGATAACAAAGGTGCGCGAGGCAGGAAGCGGTATCCAGACCGCCGACGCCTGCATCGCGGCGGTGGCGCTTGCCAACGGATTTGCCGTTGCCACGCGCGACACCAGCCCCTTCCTGGCCGCCGGCCTGGACGTTATTGATCCTTGGAAGCACGCGTAG
- a CDS encoding plasmid stabilization protein produces the protein MPSVTIRNVPDEVHRAIRVRAAQHGHSIEAEMRDILESAVKPAGRVKLGSLLSEIGRKVKLTEEELALFDSGHDQAQARAASFE, from the coding sequence ATGCCATCCGTGACCATCCGTAATGTACCGGACGAGGTGCATCGCGCCATCCGCGTGCGAGCCGCTCAACACGGGCACAGCATCGAAGCGGAAATGCGAGACATCCTGGAAAGCGCTGTAAAGCCGGCTGGCCGGGTCAAGTTGGGTTCCCTGCTGTCCGAGATCGGACGCAAGGTCAAACTGACCGAAGAAGAGCTCGCCCTTTTCGACAGCGGGCACGACCAGGCGCAAGCCCGAGCAGCGAGTTTTGAATGA
- a CDS encoding nucleobase:cation symporter-2 family protein — MPSTPSAYSQGCPPDRHPVDQRLPNIKLAALGLQHVLVMYAGAVAVPLIIGRALQLSAEEVAMLISADLFCCGLITLIQTLGATRWFGIQLPVMMGVTFASVAPMAAMATAEPGPAGAQLLFGSIIGAGVVSILIAPAVSRMLRFFPPVVTGTIIAVIGITLMRVGINWIFGNPVGPTAPAIVDPAYAKWLADVTAPGGQAPPLPQGFAIQPSVPNPKYADPVGLGIAAVVLLSILLIVKYARGFVANISVLLGIVVGAIAASAAGIMTFEKMDQAAWFDIVLPFHFGMPRFDIMMILTMSLIMVVVMIESTGMFLALGSMTSREITQKDLARGLRTDGLGTLLGGIFNTFPYTSFSQNVGLVAVTGVKSRYVCAAGGLILLVLGLLPKIAALVESLPTVVLGGAGIVMFGMVAATGIRILSGVDFKTNRNNAMIVAVSIGIGMVPLIAPHFKQWMPHSVHPLVESGILLSSVTAVLLNLFLNGAQHDERAVIAAASQAESH, encoded by the coding sequence ATGCCGTCCACGCCGTCCGCTTACTCCCAGGGGTGTCCGCCAGACCGGCATCCCGTCGACCAACGCCTTCCCAATATCAAGCTGGCCGCCCTGGGCCTGCAGCACGTGCTCGTGATGTACGCCGGCGCCGTCGCGGTGCCGCTCATCATCGGCCGGGCGCTGCAGCTCAGCGCCGAGGAAGTGGCCATGCTGATCTCCGCCGACCTGTTCTGTTGCGGGCTGATCACGCTGATCCAGACGCTGGGCGCCACGCGCTGGTTCGGCATCCAGCTGCCCGTCATGATGGGCGTCACCTTCGCCTCGGTCGCGCCCATGGCGGCCATGGCCACGGCCGAGCCGGGGCCGGCGGGCGCGCAGCTGCTGTTCGGCTCCATCATCGGCGCGGGCGTGGTGTCCATCCTGATCGCGCCCGCCGTCAGCCGCATGCTGCGCTTCTTTCCGCCGGTGGTCACCGGCACCATCATCGCCGTCATCGGCATCACGCTGATGCGGGTGGGCATCAACTGGATCTTCGGCAACCCCGTCGGCCCGACCGCGCCCGCCATCGTCGACCCGGCCTACGCCAAGTGGCTGGCCGACGTGACCGCGCCCGGCGGCCAGGCGCCGCCCCTGCCGCAGGGCTTCGCCATCCAGCCCTCGGTGCCCAACCCGAAGTACGCCGACCCGGTCGGCCTGGGCATCGCGGCCGTGGTGCTGCTGTCCATCCTGCTCATCGTCAAGTACGCGCGCGGCTTCGTCGCCAATATCTCGGTGCTGCTGGGCATCGTGGTCGGCGCCATCGCCGCCTCGGCCGCCGGCATCATGACCTTCGAGAAAATGGACCAGGCCGCCTGGTTCGACATCGTGCTGCCCTTCCACTTCGGCATGCCCCGATTCGACATCATGATGATCCTGACCATGTCGCTGATCATGGTGGTGGTGATGATCGAGTCCACCGGCATGTTCCTGGCGCTGGGCTCCATGACGTCGCGCGAAATCACCCAGAAGGACCTGGCCCGGGGCCTGCGCACCGACGGCCTGGGCACGCTGCTGGGCGGCATCTTCAACACCTTCCCGTACACCAGCTTCTCGCAGAACGTGGGACTGGTCGCGGTGACCGGCGTCAAGAGCCGCTATGTCTGCGCCGCCGGCGGGCTGATCCTGCTGGTGCTGGGCCTGCTGCCCAAGATCGCCGCGCTGGTCGAGTCGCTGCCCACCGTGGTGCTGGGCGGCGCCGGCATCGTCATGTTCGGCATGGTCGCCGCCACCGGCATCCGCATCCTGTCGGGCGTGGACTTCAAGACCAACCGCAACAACGCCATGATCGTGGCGGTCTCGATCGGCATCGGCATGGTGCCGCTGATCGCGCCCCACTTCAAGCAATGGATGCCGCATTCCGTGCATCCGCTGGTGGAGTCCGGCATCCTGCTGTCGTCGGTGACGGCGGTGCTGCTGAACCTGTTCCTGAACGGCGCGCAGCATGATGAACGCGCGGTGATCGCGGCGGCGAGCCAGGCGGAGAGTCATTGA
- a CDS encoding ArgE/DapE family deacylase: protein MTDYSKLDAWVDAHFDEEVRFLQELVRVPTDTPPGNNAPHAERTAELLRAFGMQAEAHPVPEQEVRDYGLQSITNLIVRREYGPGRRVALNAHGDVVPPGEGWRHDPYGAQIEDGNLYGRAAAVSKSDFASFTFAVRALEAVAAPRHGAVELHFTYDEEFGGLLGPGWLLRQGLTKPDLLIAAGFSYAVVSAHNGCLQMEVTVHGEMAHAAVPETGVDALQGAVRVLNALYAQNARYREVRSQVPGITHPYLNVGRIEGGTNTNVVPGKVSFKLDRRMIPEENAAEVEADIYRIIEDAAATFPGIRVEIKRLLLANAMRPLPGNKPLVDAIQRHGREIFGEDIPALGTPLYTDVRLYAEAGIPGVIYGAGPRTVLESHAKRNDERVALEDLRRATKVIARALADLLQPQ, encoded by the coding sequence ATGACAGACTATTCGAAACTCGACGCCTGGGTGGACGCCCACTTCGACGAGGAAGTGCGCTTCCTGCAGGAACTGGTGCGCGTGCCCACCGATACCCCGCCGGGCAACAATGCCCCGCATGCCGAACGCACCGCCGAGCTGCTGCGGGCCTTCGGCATGCAGGCCGAGGCCCACCCCGTGCCCGAACAGGAAGTACGCGACTACGGCCTGCAATCGATCACCAACCTGATCGTGCGGCGCGAGTACGGCCCTGGCCGCCGCGTGGCCCTGAACGCCCACGGCGACGTGGTGCCGCCCGGCGAAGGCTGGCGCCACGACCCCTACGGCGCCCAGATCGAGGATGGCAATCTGTACGGCCGCGCTGCCGCCGTCAGCAAGAGCGACTTCGCCAGCTTCACCTTCGCCGTGCGCGCGCTGGAGGCCGTGGCCGCGCCCCGCCATGGCGCGGTCGAGCTGCATTTCACCTATGACGAGGAATTCGGCGGCCTGCTGGGACCGGGCTGGCTGCTGCGACAGGGCCTGACCAAGCCCGACCTGCTGATCGCGGCCGGCTTCAGCTACGCCGTGGTGTCGGCGCACAACGGCTGCCTGCAGATGGAAGTCACCGTGCACGGCGAAATGGCGCACGCGGCCGTGCCCGAGACCGGCGTGGACGCGCTGCAGGGCGCGGTCCGGGTCCTGAACGCGCTGTACGCGCAGAATGCGCGCTATCGCGAGGTCCGCTCGCAGGTGCCGGGCATCACCCACCCCTACCTGAATGTCGGCCGCATCGAAGGCGGCACCAACACCAACGTGGTGCCCGGCAAGGTCAGCTTCAAGCTGGACCGCCGCATGATCCCCGAGGAAAACGCCGCCGAGGTGGAAGCCGACATCTACCGCATCATCGAAGACGCCGCCGCGACCTTTCCCGGCATCCGCGTCGAGATCAAGCGGCTGCTGCTGGCCAACGCCATGCGTCCGCTGCCCGGCAACAAGCCGCTGGTGGACGCCATCCAGCGGCACGGCCGGGAGATCTTCGGCGAGGACATCCCGGCGCTGGGCACCCCGCTCTACACCGACGTGCGGCTGTACGCCGAGGCCGGCATCCCCGGCGTGATCTACGGCGCCGGCCCGCGCACGGTGCTGGAGTCCCACGCCAAGCGCAACGACGAACGCGTCGCGCTGGAAGACCTGCGCCGCGCCACCAAGGTCATCGCCCGCGCGCTGGCCGACCTGCTGCAGCCGCAGTAG
- the uraD gene encoding 2-oxo-4-hydroxy-4-carboxy-5-ureidoimidazoline decarboxylase — translation MAYTLEQLNAATTDEAVAMLDGLYEHSPWIARQALASRPFRSLPQLQDALRRVLDEADAEAGLALIRAHPELAGRAMQDNSLTAESTNEQNKAGLTHCSPEELARLRQLNADYLARFGFPFILAVRGPRGIGLTRGQIIATFERRLDNPPDVEFREALRNIHRIVEIRLADKFGLDLTLGNDIWDWHERLSVHSDPGYAEQGQLTVTYLTDAHRACAQRISHWMRDCGFDEVEIDAVGNVVGRYRAERADAATLMTGSHYDTVRNGGKYDGRLGIFVPMACVRELHRQGRRLPYHLEVIGFAEEEGQRYAATFLGSGALVGDFRQEWLDQRDAQGTTMREAMQHAGLCIDDIPTLRRDPARYLGFVEVHIEQGPVLFEMGLPLGVVTSINGSVRYRGRIVGMASHAGTTPMDRRRDAATATAELALYLERRAARDGDSVGTMGMLDVPNGSINVVPGECRFSLDLRAPGNAQRDALATDVLAELAAICQRRGLRCELEETLRAAAAPSAPAWQARWERAVEALGLPVHRMPSGAGHDAMKLHEAMPQAMLFVRGQNFGISHNPLESTTANDMQLAAQALRHLLDALAHEMTR, via the coding sequence ATGGCCTACACCCTGGAACAGCTCAATGCCGCCACGACCGACGAGGCCGTGGCCATGCTCGACGGCCTGTACGAGCATTCGCCCTGGATCGCCCGGCAGGCCCTGGCCTCGCGGCCGTTCCGCTCGCTGCCGCAGCTGCAGGACGCGCTGCGGCGCGTGCTGGACGAGGCCGACGCCGAGGCCGGCCTGGCGCTGATCCGCGCCCACCCGGAGCTGGCCGGCCGCGCCATGCAGGACAACAGCCTGACGGCCGAATCCACCAATGAGCAGAACAAGGCCGGCCTGACCCATTGCTCGCCCGAGGAACTGGCGCGGCTGCGGCAGCTCAACGCCGACTATCTGGCCCGCTTCGGCTTTCCCTTCATCCTGGCCGTGCGCGGTCCGCGCGGCATCGGCCTGACGCGCGGCCAGATCATCGCCACCTTCGAACGCCGGCTGGACAATCCGCCCGATGTCGAATTCCGCGAGGCGCTGCGCAACATCCACCGCATCGTCGAGATCCGCCTGGCCGACAAGTTCGGCCTGGATCTGACACTGGGCAACGACATCTGGGACTGGCATGAGCGGCTCAGCGTCCACAGCGATCCGGGCTACGCCGAACAGGGCCAGCTCACCGTCACCTACCTGACGGACGCGCACCGCGCCTGCGCCCAGCGCATCAGCCACTGGATGCGCGACTGCGGCTTCGACGAAGTCGAGATCGACGCCGTCGGCAACGTGGTCGGCCGCTATCGCGCCGAGCGGGCCGACGCCGCCACGCTGATGACCGGCAGCCACTACGACACGGTGCGCAACGGCGGCAAGTACGACGGCCGGCTGGGCATCTTCGTGCCCATGGCCTGCGTGCGGGAACTGCACCGCCAGGGCCGGCGCCTGCCCTATCACCTGGAAGTGATCGGCTTCGCCGAGGAGGAAGGCCAGCGCTACGCCGCCACCTTCCTGGGCTCGGGCGCGCTGGTCGGCGACTTCAGGCAGGAATGGCTGGACCAGCGCGACGCCCAGGGCACCACGATGCGCGAAGCCATGCAGCATGCCGGCCTGTGCATCGACGACATCCCCACGCTGCGGCGCGATCCCGCGCGCTACCTGGGCTTCGTCGAAGTGCACATCGAGCAAGGCCCGGTGCTGTTCGAGATGGGCCTGCCGCTGGGCGTGGTCACCTCGATCAACGGCAGCGTGCGCTACCGTGGCCGCATCGTCGGCATGGCCAGCCATGCCGGCACTACCCCCATGGACCGCCGGCGCGACGCGGCCACCGCCACGGCCGAGCTGGCCCTGTATCTGGAACGGCGCGCGGCGCGCGACGGCGACTCGGTCGGCACCATGGGCATGCTGGACGTGCCCAACGGCTCGATCAACGTGGTGCCCGGCGAATGCCGCTTCAGCCTGGACCTGCGCGCGCCCGGCAACGCCCAGCGCGACGCGCTGGCGACCGACGTGCTGGCCGAGCTGGCCGCCATCTGCCAGCGCCGGGGCCTGCGCTGCGAACTGGAAGAGACCCTGCGCGCCGCCGCCGCGCCCAGCGCGCCGGCCTGGCAGGCGCGCTGGGAACGCGCGGTCGAGGCGCTGGGCCTGCCCGTGCATCGCATGCCCAGCGGCGCCGGCCACGACGCCATGAAGCTGCACGAGGCCATGCCGCAAGCCATGCTGTTCGTGCGCGGCCAGAATTTCGGCATCAGCCACAATCCGCTCGAATCCACCACCGCCAACGACATGCAGCTGGCGGCGCAGGCCCTGCGCCACCTGCTCGATGCGCTGGCGCATGAGATGACACGTTGA
- the puuE gene encoding allantoinase PuuE encodes MPIYDATLPYPRDLAGYGRNPPHARWPGGARIAVQFVLNYEEGGENSVLHGDPGSEQFLSEMFNPASYPDRHLSMESIYEYGSRAGVWRILREFEKRRLPLTVFGVGMALQRHPELASACVELGHEIACHGWRWVHYQDVDEATEREHMFLGMQAIEQLTGARPLGWYTGRDSPRTRRLVADYGGFEYDSDYYGDDLPFWMQVRRSDGEVVPQLIVPYTLDCNDMRFALPQGYSHAEPFFQYLKDSFDALYAEGDETPKMLSIGMHCRLLGRPGRIVALQRFLDYIAARDRVWICRRLDIARHWRAIHPFLSTR; translated from the coding sequence ATGCCCATCTACGACGCCACGCTGCCCTACCCCCGCGACCTGGCCGGCTACGGCCGCAATCCGCCGCACGCGCGGTGGCCGGGCGGCGCGCGCATCGCCGTGCAGTTCGTGCTGAACTACGAGGAAGGCGGCGAGAACTCGGTGCTGCACGGCGACCCCGGCTCCGAGCAGTTCCTGTCCGAGATGTTCAATCCGGCCAGCTACCCGGACCGCCACCTTTCCATGGAGAGCATCTACGAATATGGCTCGCGCGCCGGCGTCTGGCGCATCCTGCGCGAGTTCGAGAAGCGGCGGCTGCCGCTGACGGTGTTCGGCGTGGGCATGGCCTTGCAGCGCCATCCCGAACTGGCCTCGGCCTGCGTCGAGCTGGGCCACGAGATCGCCTGCCACGGCTGGCGCTGGGTACATTACCAGGACGTGGACGAGGCCACCGAGCGCGAACACATGTTCCTGGGCATGCAGGCCATCGAACAGTTGACCGGCGCGCGCCCGCTGGGCTGGTATACCGGCCGCGACAGCCCCCGCACGCGCCGCCTGGTGGCCGACTATGGCGGCTTCGAATACGACAGCGACTACTACGGCGACGACCTGCCGTTCTGGATGCAGGTGCGCAGAAGCGACGGCGAGGTCGTGCCGCAGCTGATCGTGCCCTACACGCTGGACTGCAACGACATGCGCTTCGCGCTGCCGCAGGGCTATTCCCACGCCGAGCCCTTCTTCCAGTACCTGAAGGACAGCTTCGACGCGCTCTACGCCGAAGGCGACGAGACCCCCAAGATGCTCAGCATCGGCATGCATTGCCGCCTGCTGGGCCGGCCGGGCCGCATCGTGGCGCTGCAGCGCTTCCTGGACTATATCGCGGCGCGCGATCGCGTCTGGATCTGCCGCCGGCTGGACATCGCCCGCCACTGGCGCGCCATCCATCCCTTCCTCTCCACCCGTTGA
- a CDS encoding urate hydroxylase PuuD, with amino-acid sequence MEGYYLDWVNLLLRWAHIIAAIAWIGASFYFVMLDNSLEKPRDQESLDKGVGGEQWAVHGGGFYNMQKYAVQPKRLPEHLHWSFWESYSTWLTGFALFTVSYLWNASTYLIDRSKMDWQPGTAVAVALAFFVVFWLVYDGICRLFGRGRHGDVVVGALVAVFIAAASWLACHWFAGRAAFLLVGAMMATTMSANVFFWIIPGQRKNVAAMKAGLPVDPVHGQRGKQRSVHNTYFTLPVVFAMMSNHYSVTYTHPQNWLVLLLIMLGGAAVRQFFVVRHRFKLGNARNPLGYALLGVAVLGLTLMWMRPEPRPEIRADRPAPATSAAATLAASVVPPAAAAPAPGADFGRVQKVVEQRCLLCHGAQVQMKNVRLDSPQEIASHAQAIYQQVVVSRVMPMSNSTGMTDDERALIDAWFKAGAPTR; translated from the coding sequence ATGGAAGGCTATTACCTGGATTGGGTCAATCTGCTGCTGCGCTGGGCCCACATCATCGCCGCGATCGCCTGGATCGGCGCCTCGTTCTACTTCGTCATGCTGGACAACAGCCTGGAAAAGCCCCGCGACCAGGAGTCGCTGGACAAGGGCGTCGGCGGCGAGCAATGGGCGGTGCATGGCGGCGGTTTCTACAACATGCAGAAATACGCGGTGCAGCCCAAGCGGCTGCCCGAGCATCTGCACTGGTCGTTCTGGGAAAGCTACAGCACCTGGCTGACCGGCTTCGCGCTGTTCACCGTGTCCTACCTGTGGAACGCCAGCACCTACTTGATAGACCGATCGAAGATGGACTGGCAGCCCGGCACCGCCGTCGCCGTCGCGCTGGCCTTCTTCGTGGTCTTCTGGCTGGTCTACGACGGCATCTGCCGGCTGTTCGGCCGTGGCAGGCACGGCGACGTCGTCGTCGGCGCGCTGGTGGCGGTGTTCATCGCGGCGGCCTCGTGGCTGGCCTGTCACTGGTTCGCCGGCCGCGCCGCCTTCCTGCTGGTGGGCGCCATGATGGCCACCACCATGAGCGCCAACGTGTTCTTCTGGATCATTCCCGGCCAGCGCAAGAACGTCGCCGCGATGAAGGCCGGCCTGCCGGTGGACCCCGTGCACGGCCAGCGCGGCAAGCAGCGCAGCGTGCACAACACCTATTTCACTCTGCCGGTGGTGTTCGCCATGATGAGCAACCACTACAGCGTCACCTACACCCATCCGCAGAACTGGCTGGTGCTGCTGCTGATCATGCTGGGCGGCGCGGCCGTGCGCCAGTTCTTCGTGGTGCGCCACCGCTTCAAGCTGGGCAACGCCCGCAATCCGCTGGGCTATGCGCTGCTGGGCGTCGCCGTGCTGGGCCTGACGCTGATGTGGATGCGCCCCGAGCCGCGCCCCGAGATCCGCGCCGACCGTCCCGCCCCGGCCACATCGGCCGCCGCGACGCTGGCCGCGTCCGTAGTGCCGCCGGCGGCCGCCGCCCCGGCCCCCGGCGCGGATTTCGGGCGGGTGCAGAAGGTGGTGGAACAGCGCTGCCTGCTGTGCCACGGCGCGCAGGTGCAGATGAAGAACGTGCGCCTGGACTCGCCCCAGGAAATCGCCAGCCACGCGCAGGCCATCTACCAGCAGGTGGTGGTGTCGCGCGTGATGCCAATGAGCAATTCCACCGGCATGACCGACGACGAACGCGCGCTGATCGACGCCTGGTTCAAGGCGGGCGCGCCCACGCGCTAG
- the uraH gene encoding hydroxyisourate hydrolase: protein MGLTTHVLDTMHGCPAQGMEVALYATEGDDATLIRRFALNHDGRSDQPLYTAQDLKIGTYRLVFDVAGYFRQRGVALPEPNFLNRVSLDFGVAHTDQHYHVPLLVSPWSYSTYRGS from the coding sequence ATGGGCTTGACCACGCACGTACTCGACACCATGCACGGGTGTCCCGCGCAGGGCATGGAGGTAGCGCTCTACGCCACCGAAGGCGACGACGCCACCCTGATCCGCCGTTTCGCGCTCAACCACGACGGCCGCAGCGACCAGCCGCTATACACCGCGCAGGACCTGAAGATCGGCACCTACCGGCTGGTCTTCGACGTGGCCGGCTATTTCAGGCAGCGGGGCGTGGCCCTGCCCGAACCCAACTTCCTGAACCGGGTCAGCCTGGACTTCGGCGTGGCGCACACGGACCAGCACTATCACGTGCCGCTGCTGGTCAGCCCCTGGAGCTACTCCACGTATCGCGGCTCATGA
- the pyk gene encoding pyruvate kinase — MSLRRNRRAKIVATLGPASSDRDTLRSLFHAGVDVFRLNFSHGSAEDHAVRMAILREIEAETGRPIGVMADLQGPKLRVGAFAQGPVQLQPGQRFRLDLDPRPGNAERVCLPHPEIFAALAPGAELLLDDGRLRLRVDACDATSADTRVLVGGRLSERKGVNVPGVVLPISALTPKDLRDLDTALALGADWIALSFVQRPEDIIEARERIGDRARIIAKLEKPSAVERLDEIIAQADALMVARGDLGVELPAEQVPAIQKRAVRGCRRAGKPVIVATQMLESMIESPVPTRAEASDVATAIYDGADAVMLSAESATGKHPQAAVAMMSRIIDGTEADPQYRQLIDASHSPAVSGQSDTAQAVCCAMRHAAALLKAAAIVCFTSSGATSLRAARERPEAPVLSLTPSLAAARRLTLVWGVHSVHVDDVADIAQSTRLACAVATQERFCSAGQTLAIIAGMPFGKAGTTNLLRIATA, encoded by the coding sequence ATGTCCCTACGCCGCAACCGCCGCGCCAAGATCGTCGCCACGCTGGGTCCGGCCAGCAGCGACCGCGATACCCTCCGCAGCCTGTTCCATGCCGGCGTGGACGTGTTCCGGCTGAACTTCAGCCACGGCAGCGCCGAGGATCACGCGGTCCGCATGGCCATCCTGCGCGAGATCGAGGCCGAGACCGGCCGCCCCATCGGCGTGATGGCCGACCTGCAAGGCCCCAAGCTGCGCGTGGGCGCCTTCGCGCAGGGGCCGGTGCAATTGCAGCCCGGCCAGCGCTTCCGCCTGGACCTGGACCCGCGCCCCGGCAACGCCGAGCGCGTCTGCCTGCCCCACCCCGAGATCTTCGCCGCGCTGGCGCCCGGCGCCGAGCTGCTGCTGGACGACGGCCGCCTGCGCCTGCGCGTCGACGCCTGCGACGCGACCAGCGCGGATACCCGGGTGCTGGTGGGCGGACGGCTGTCCGAACGCAAGGGCGTCAACGTGCCGGGCGTGGTGCTGCCGATCTCCGCGCTCACGCCCAAGGACCTGCGCGACCTGGACACGGCGCTGGCGCTGGGCGCCGACTGGATCGCGCTGTCCTTCGTGCAGCGGCCCGAGGACATCATCGAGGCCCGCGAGCGGATCGGCGACCGCGCCCGCATCATCGCCAAGCTGGAGAAGCCCTCGGCGGTCGAGCGGCTGGACGAGATCATCGCCCAGGCCGACGCGCTGATGGTGGCGCGCGGCGACCTGGGCGTGGAACTGCCGGCCGAACAGGTGCCCGCGATCCAGAAGCGCGCCGTGCGCGGCTGCCGCCGCGCCGGCAAGCCGGTGATCGTCGCCACGCAGATGCTGGAATCCATGATCGAGAGCCCCGTGCCCACGCGCGCCGAGGCCTCCGACGTGGCCACCGCCATCTACGACGGCGCGGACGCCGTCATGCTGTCGGCCGAATCCGCCACCGGCAAGCATCCGCAGGCCGCGGTCGCGATGATGAGCCGCATCATCGACGGCACCGAGGCCGATCCGCAGTACCGCCAGCTGATCGACGCCTCGCATTCCCCCGCCGTGTCGGGCCAGTCGGACACGGCCCAGGCCGTGTGCTGCGCGATGCGCCACGCCGCCGCGCTGCTCAAGGCGGCCGCGATCGTCTGCTTCACCAGCTCCGGCGCCACCAGCCTGCGGGCGGCGCGCGAACGGCCCGAGGCGCCGGTGCTCAGCCTCACGCCCAGCCTGGCGGCCGCGCGGCGGCTGACGCTGGTGTGGGGCGTGCATTCCGTGCATGTGGACGACGTGGCCGACATCGCGCAGTCCACCCGCCTGGCCTGCGCCGTCGCGACGCAGGAGCGCTTCTGCAGCGCAGGACAGACGCTGGCGATCATCGCCGGCATGCCTTTCGGCAAGGCCGGCACCACCAATCTGCTGCGCATCGCCACCGCTTGA